In a genomic window of Ralstonia nicotianae:
- a CDS encoding transporter substrate-binding domain-containing protein, translated as MFVRFIRSTALLLCACVAAPALAQATNRLDEILARGTLRVGSTGDYKPFSYKTPGDGRFIGLDVDMGERLAKALGVKLEVVPTTWSTLMRDFGEDRFDIAMSGISVTLERQKKAFYSIPYQRDGKTPIARCENQDKFQTLEQIDRPGVRAVVNPGGTNEKFAREHLKQAQIRVYPDNVTIFNEIIAGRADLMMTDAVETRLQQKLHPELCAVHPDAPFDFSEKAYLLPRDVVFKNFVDQWLRQTMESGEFARRFDAWLAYPWNAPAK; from the coding sequence ATGTTTGTCCGCTTCATCCGCAGCACCGCCCTGCTGCTGTGCGCCTGCGTTGCCGCGCCGGCCCTGGCGCAGGCCACCAACCGCCTCGACGAGATCCTTGCGCGCGGCACGCTGCGCGTCGGCTCCACGGGCGACTACAAGCCCTTCAGCTACAAGACGCCCGGTGACGGCCGCTTCATCGGCCTGGACGTGGACATGGGCGAACGGCTGGCGAAGGCCCTCGGCGTGAAGCTGGAAGTGGTGCCGACCACGTGGTCGACGCTGATGCGCGATTTCGGCGAAGACCGCTTCGACATTGCCATGAGCGGCATCTCGGTGACGCTGGAACGGCAGAAGAAGGCGTTCTATTCGATCCCGTACCAGCGCGACGGCAAGACGCCGATCGCCCGCTGCGAGAACCAGGACAAGTTCCAGACCCTGGAACAGATCGACCGGCCCGGCGTGCGGGCGGTGGTCAACCCGGGCGGCACCAACGAGAAGTTCGCGCGCGAACACCTGAAGCAGGCGCAGATCCGCGTGTATCCGGACAACGTGACGATCTTCAACGAGATCATCGCCGGACGCGCCGACCTGATGATGACCGATGCGGTCGAGACGCGGCTGCAGCAGAAGCTGCATCCGGAACTGTGCGCCGTGCATCCCGACGCGCCGTTCGATTTCTCCGAGAAGGCCTACCTGCTGCCGCGCGACGTGGTGTTCAAGAACTTCGTCGATCAGTGGCTGCGGCAGACGATGGAGAGCGGCGAGTTCGCGCGCCGCTTCGATGCCTGGCTGGCGTATCCGTGGAACGCGCCCGCCAAGTGA
- a CDS encoding sulfite exporter TauE/SafE family protein: MTTLSFSTALLVAAAGVYAGAQNALAGGGSFITFPALLLAGLPPLAANMTSTIALFPSQITSSIAGRKLAAGVSAGQHHLSLTQLIVISLAGGVLGALLLLGTPPSFFARLVPYLVLFATSVFAWGSFRRKPLHAAAGMPTWALALAQFGIAIYGGYFGGGIGFLMLAALTVAGQQVRTAGATKNVLAMTMNASAVVVFVFSPQVNWAAVAALGVGGIVGGFAGAWLLHRLPEKMLRGFVVVVGIVLTVWLFMRA; this comes from the coding sequence ATGACCACGCTTTCGTTTTCCACCGCCCTGCTCGTCGCGGCGGCCGGCGTCTATGCCGGCGCGCAGAATGCCCTGGCCGGCGGCGGATCGTTCATCACGTTCCCGGCGCTGCTGCTGGCGGGGCTGCCGCCGCTCGCGGCCAACATGACGTCGACCATCGCGCTGTTCCCCAGCCAGATCACCTCGTCGATCGCGGGACGCAAGCTCGCGGCCGGCGTCTCGGCGGGCCAGCATCACCTGTCGCTGACGCAGCTGATCGTCATCAGCCTGGCCGGCGGCGTGCTGGGGGCGCTGCTGCTCCTGGGCACGCCACCGTCGTTCTTTGCGCGGCTGGTGCCTTACCTGGTGCTGTTCGCCACCAGCGTGTTCGCGTGGGGCAGCTTCCGCCGCAAGCCGCTGCACGCCGCGGCCGGCATGCCGACCTGGGCGCTGGCGCTGGCGCAGTTCGGCATCGCCATCTACGGCGGCTACTTCGGCGGCGGCATCGGTTTCCTGATGCTGGCGGCGCTGACCGTCGCGGGCCAGCAAGTGCGCACGGCGGGCGCCACCAAGAACGTGCTGGCCATGACGATGAACGCATCGGCGGTGGTGGTGTTCGTGTTCTCGCCGCAGGTGAACTGGGCGGCCGTGGCGGCGCTGGGCGTCGGCGGCATCGTGGGTGGTTTCGCGGGCGCGTGGCTGCTGCACCGGCTGCCGGAGAAGATGCTGCGCGGCTTCGTGGTCGTGGTCGGCATCGTCCTGACCGTCTGGCTGTTCATGCGGGCCTGA
- a CDS encoding ABC transporter permease/substrate-binding protein has translation MDTRRLIRNPFLRRLLAWMALGWLACGTLAWAEAPLRIGSKRFTEAYVLGEVLTQAAAPHGPAEHVPGLGNTAIVFAALRSGSIDLYPDYLGTIAAEILHLPPAQAANPDQAALLADVNRALAPLGLGAGVPLGFEDTYALAMREADAEREGIRTLADLAAHPALRLGLSHEFLGRADGWPALVRRYGLPQQPTGLDHGVAYDALRAGQTDAIDIYSTDARIRREHLRVLEDRAHVFPRYDAVVLYRLDVPARHAAQWRAITALAGRIHRDEMVAMNAAVELEGQPFARVAARFLAGHGMPAARAEAPTRAFLAQLGDGLWRLTRRHLALVAISTGAAALIGVPLGLLAARRRIQQPVLAIVGVLQTIPSLALLAMLIPLVGSIGVVPALIALTLYALLPIVRNTIVGLEQVPDGLRDAALALGFTPAQRTRVVDLPLALPVILAGIKTAAVISVGTATIAAFIGAGGYGERIATGLALNDSAILLAGAIPAAVLALLVQGAFEAAEGWLRRRRQPPPPR, from the coding sequence TTGGATACACGGCGACTGATCCGCAATCCGTTCCTGCGGCGCCTCCTGGCATGGATGGCGCTCGGATGGCTGGCGTGCGGCACGCTGGCCTGGGCGGAAGCGCCGCTGCGGATCGGCTCCAAGCGCTTCACCGAAGCCTACGTCCTGGGCGAGGTGCTGACGCAGGCCGCCGCCCCGCACGGCCCCGCCGAACACGTTCCGGGACTCGGCAACACAGCGATCGTCTTTGCCGCGCTCAGGAGCGGCAGCATCGACCTCTATCCCGACTACCTCGGCACCATCGCCGCCGAGATCCTGCACCTGCCGCCCGCGCAGGCGGCCAATCCGGACCAGGCCGCGCTGCTGGCCGACGTCAACCGCGCGCTGGCGCCGCTGGGCCTGGGCGCGGGCGTGCCGCTCGGCTTCGAGGACACCTATGCGCTCGCCATGCGCGAGGCCGACGCCGAACGCGAGGGCATCCGCACGCTGGCCGACCTGGCGGCACACCCCGCGCTGCGGCTGGGGCTGTCGCACGAATTCCTCGGCCGTGCGGACGGCTGGCCGGCGCTCGTCCGGCGCTACGGCCTGCCGCAGCAGCCGACCGGCCTCGACCACGGCGTCGCCTACGACGCGCTGCGCGCCGGCCAGACCGACGCGATCGACATCTATTCCACCGATGCCCGGATCCGCCGCGAACACCTGCGCGTGCTGGAGGACCGCGCGCACGTCTTCCCCCGCTACGATGCCGTGGTGCTCTACCGGCTCGACGTGCCGGCGCGGCACGCGGCGCAATGGCGGGCGATCACGGCGCTCGCCGGCCGCATCCATCGCGACGAGATGGTGGCGATGAACGCCGCGGTCGAACTGGAGGGCCAGCCCTTCGCGCGGGTCGCGGCGCGGTTCCTGGCCGGCCACGGCATGCCTGCGGCGCGGGCGGAGGCACCCACGCGTGCCTTCCTCGCGCAGCTGGGCGATGGCCTGTGGCGCCTCACGCGGCGGCATCTGGCGCTGGTGGCGATCTCGACCGGGGCGGCCGCGCTGATCGGCGTGCCGCTCGGGCTGCTGGCGGCGCGGCGGCGGATCCAGCAGCCGGTGCTGGCCATCGTGGGCGTGCTGCAGACGATTCCGTCGCTGGCCCTGCTGGCGATGCTGATTCCGCTGGTCGGGTCGATCGGCGTGGTGCCGGCACTGATCGCGCTCACGCTGTATGCGCTGCTGCCGATCGTGCGCAACACCATCGTCGGGCTGGAACAGGTGCCCGACGGCCTGCGCGATGCGGCGCTGGCGCTGGGCTTCACGCCGGCGCAGCGCACGCGCGTGGTCGACCTGCCGCTGGCGCTGCCGGTCATCCTCGCGGGCATCAAGACCGCCGCCGTGATCAGCGTCGGCACCGCGACCATCGCGGCCTTCATCGGCGCGGGCGGATACGGCGAGCGCATTGCCACCGGCCTGGCCCTCAACGACAGCGCGATCCTGCTGGCGGGCGCGATCCCGGCCGCCGTGCTGGCGCTGCTGGTGCAGGGCGCCTTCGAAGCCGCCGAAGGATGGCTGCGGCGGCGCCGGCAGCCGCCCCCGCCGCGCTAG
- a CDS encoding TRAP transporter substrate-binding protein — protein MLLQGSRAFIRQALAILACAMAAASAAQAADVERWRMATEYPATAMPGEGVASFAHEVALRTGGALEIVPSYDAAAGIKSAAMPTAQRDGRLEAGDAFGGALAGIDPVFSLSSLPFVAASAQDAHRLADLARPLYAQAFERQGLHLLYVTPWPATGLWSKQPVPGVEALRALAVRTYDATSQHVMQAAGAKAENLAFTELMPRLADGSITAVLSSGDGGAGRKLWTWLPNFTAIGYAMPLSFATVNARAYAALPREVRRAVDQAAEMTELQQWGRLQTRLAENTRRMQDNHVAIVETPSPELRGALQAAAAQTVAEWKRQAGPAAAAALERFQRDGAR, from the coding sequence ATGTTGTTGCAGGGAAGCCGGGCGTTCATCCGGCAGGCGCTGGCCATCCTGGCCTGCGCCATGGCCGCCGCATCGGCCGCGCAGGCCGCCGATGTCGAGCGCTGGCGCATGGCCACCGAGTATCCGGCCACCGCCATGCCGGGCGAGGGCGTGGCCTCATTCGCGCACGAAGTGGCACTGCGCACGGGCGGCGCGCTGGAGATCGTGCCGTCCTACGACGCGGCGGCAGGCATCAAGTCGGCCGCCATGCCGACCGCGCAGCGTGACGGCCGGCTGGAGGCCGGCGATGCGTTCGGGGGCGCGCTGGCCGGCATCGATCCGGTGTTCTCGCTGTCTTCGCTGCCGTTTGTCGCGGCCTCCGCGCAGGATGCGCACCGGCTGGCCGATCTCGCCCGGCCGCTGTATGCGCAGGCATTCGAGCGCCAGGGCCTGCATCTGCTGTACGTGACGCCGTGGCCGGCCACCGGCCTGTGGTCGAAGCAGCCGGTGCCGGGCGTCGAGGCGCTGCGCGCGCTGGCGGTCCGCACCTACGATGCCACCTCGCAGCATGTGATGCAGGCCGCCGGCGCCAAGGCGGAGAACCTCGCCTTCACCGAACTGATGCCGCGCCTGGCCGACGGCAGCATCACCGCGGTGCTGTCCTCCGGTGACGGCGGCGCGGGCCGCAAGCTGTGGACGTGGCTGCCCAACTTCACCGCCATCGGCTACGCCATGCCGCTGTCGTTCGCGACCGTCAATGCCCGTGCCTATGCTGCGCTGCCGCGCGAGGTGCGCCGCGCGGTCGACCAGGCTGCGGAAATGACCGAACTCCAGCAATGGGGTCGGCTGCAGACGCGGCTGGCCGAGAACACGCGCCGCATGCAGGACAACCATGTGGCCATCGTGGAGACGCCGTCGCCCGAACTGCGTGGTGCGCTGCAGGCCGCCGCCGCACAGACCGTGGCTGAGTGGAAGCGGCAGGCCGGACCCGCGGCGGCGGCTGCACTGGAGCGCTTTCAGCGCGACGGAGCCCGCTGA
- a CDS encoding GntP family permease, whose translation MSVVVVLAALAFLMFAAYRGYSVILFAPLAALGAVLLTDPSAVAPVFAGIFMEKLVGFVKLYFPVFLLGAVFGKVIELSGFSRAIVASVIRVVGAQRAMLSIVLVCALLTYGGVSLFVVVFAVYPFAAEMFRQGNIPKRLIPGTIALGAFSFTMDSLPGTPQIQNIIPTTFFHTTSWAAPWLGTAGAIFILAVGMAYLEWRRRAAVRAGHGYDAGLARLVNEPDTAAGGKLAHPLVALLPLVLVGVMNLLFTRWIPEWYGKLVTVALPGLPKPLTVEADKLTAIWAVEAALLIGIVVVVVSGFRAVKDRFAEGSKSAVAGALLAAMNTASEYGFGGVIAALPGFLVLAGGLRAIPDPLVNEAVTVSTLAGITGSASGGMSIALAAMADAFVQAAQATGIPMEVLHRVASMASGGMDTLPHNGAVITLLAVTGLTHREAYRDIFCVTLIKTAAVFFVIAMFYATGIV comes from the coding sequence ATGTCCGTTGTCGTGGTCCTTGCCGCCCTGGCATTCCTGATGTTCGCCGCCTATCGCGGCTACAGCGTGATCCTGTTCGCACCGCTCGCCGCCCTGGGCGCGGTGCTGCTGACCGACCCGTCCGCCGTGGCGCCGGTCTTTGCCGGCATCTTCATGGAGAAGCTGGTCGGCTTCGTCAAACTCTACTTCCCGGTGTTCCTGCTCGGCGCGGTGTTCGGCAAGGTGATCGAGCTGTCGGGCTTTTCGCGCGCGATCGTCGCGTCGGTCATCCGCGTGGTGGGCGCGCAGCGGGCGATGCTGTCGATCGTGCTGGTGTGCGCGCTGCTGACCTACGGCGGCGTGTCGCTGTTCGTGGTGGTGTTCGCGGTGTACCCGTTCGCGGCGGAGATGTTCCGCCAGGGCAATATCCCGAAGCGGCTGATCCCGGGCACCATCGCGCTGGGCGCGTTCTCGTTCACGATGGATTCGCTGCCGGGCACGCCGCAGATCCAGAACATCATCCCCACCACGTTCTTCCACACCACCTCGTGGGCCGCGCCGTGGCTGGGCACCGCCGGTGCGATCTTCATCCTGGCGGTGGGCATGGCCTACCTGGAGTGGCGCCGCCGCGCGGCCGTGCGCGCGGGCCATGGCTACGACGCCGGCCTCGCCAGGCTCGTCAACGAGCCCGACACCGCGGCAGGCGGCAAGCTCGCGCATCCGCTGGTCGCGCTGCTGCCGCTGGTGCTGGTGGGCGTGATGAACCTGCTGTTCACGCGCTGGATTCCCGAGTGGTACGGCAAGCTCGTCACCGTGGCGCTGCCGGGCCTGCCCAAGCCGCTGACGGTCGAGGCCGACAAGCTGACCGCGATCTGGGCGGTGGAGGCCGCGCTGCTGATCGGCATCGTTGTCGTGGTGGTGTCTGGCTTCCGTGCGGTGAAAGACCGCTTTGCCGAGGGCAGCAAGTCGGCGGTGGCGGGCGCGCTGCTGGCGGCGATGAACACCGCATCGGAATATGGCTTCGGCGGCGTGATCGCGGCGCTGCCGGGCTTTCTGGTGCTGGCCGGGGGGCTGCGCGCGATTCCCGATCCGCTGGTCAACGAAGCGGTGACGGTGAGTACGCTGGCCGGCATCACCGGCTCGGCGTCGGGCGGCATGAGCATCGCGCTGGCCGCCATGGCCGACGCGTTCGTGCAGGCCGCGCAGGCGACCGGCATCCCGATGGAGGTGCTGCACCGCGTGGCATCGATGGCCTCGGGCGGCATGGACACGCTGCCCCACAACGGCGCCGTCATCACGCTGCTCGCGGTGACCGGCCTGACGCACCGCGAGGCTTATCGCGACATTTTCTGCGTCACGCTCATCAAGACGGCCGCGGTGTTCTTCGTCATTGCCATGTTCTACGCCACGGGCATCGTCTGA
- a CDS encoding HipA N-terminal domain-containing protein, whose amino-acid sequence MLDVYLNKHLIGQLSCGRSGWAFRYDPRWQSASHGFDLTPTLQRSAGDIADTAKAQPVRNFFEYLLPESARVVPKAATAALDHLAEHAPNLDGPLTLVPIGHKPINGHADGLTERDLVMQFKQSVSRTGPAIPLHVAEPVARYGTSPEDEAIRLPFLSSNGLPVSMWLGRFAAPANAAQSSHFVRLDLGEDARLPYATINHCWATLLARSIGLETPFLGLRQFPETAAVVQRLDRTLRCKSDDTALIQARYVVSAVQLLGLSPKYRFLPITVEQVAECARLCADVASTTASLFRWMVFCLLIGGRNASAGTLHFHVGPDGIRLAAHDHLFCAAVYANEWDADALSSLDGERASDVQARYEAIDQDALLALADHLGYDATQARREVLRLISMLAPQSSFVATHLSQALGHSPTRAAEIDFLARIHRHVSETARRLGGKSAEV is encoded by the coding sequence ATGCTGGACGTCTACCTGAACAAGCACCTGATCGGTCAATTGTCGTGCGGCCGCAGCGGTTGGGCGTTCCGTTACGATCCGCGCTGGCAGAGCGCTTCCCATGGTTTCGACCTGACCCCGACGTTGCAACGCAGCGCCGGTGACATCGCCGATACGGCCAAGGCACAGCCGGTACGCAACTTCTTCGAATACTTGCTGCCCGAATCCGCCCGTGTCGTACCCAAGGCCGCCACCGCCGCGCTGGATCACCTCGCGGAACACGCACCGAACCTGGATGGCCCGCTGACACTGGTCCCCATCGGCCACAAACCCATCAACGGCCACGCCGACGGCCTGACCGAGCGCGACCTCGTCATGCAATTCAAGCAGAGCGTGAGCCGGACCGGCCCCGCCATACCGCTGCACGTGGCCGAGCCTGTCGCGCGCTACGGTACGTCGCCGGAAGACGAGGCGATCCGACTGCCCTTTCTCTCATCCAACGGCCTGCCGGTATCGATGTGGCTCGGGCGCTTTGCCGCTCCGGCCAATGCCGCGCAGTCGAGCCATTTCGTGCGGCTGGACCTCGGCGAAGACGCCAGGCTGCCCTACGCCACCATCAACCATTGCTGGGCCACGCTGCTGGCCCGCAGCATCGGGCTGGAGACACCGTTCCTCGGCCTGCGCCAGTTTCCGGAAACGGCCGCGGTGGTGCAGCGGCTGGACCGCACGCTGCGCTGCAAGAGCGACGACACCGCGCTCATCCAGGCACGCTACGTGGTCTCTGCGGTGCAGTTGCTGGGCCTGAGCCCGAAATACCGTTTTCTGCCGATCACCGTCGAGCAGGTCGCCGAGTGCGCGCGCCTGTGCGCTGACGTGGCCTCCACCACCGCCTCGCTGTTCCGCTGGATGGTGTTCTGCCTGCTGATCGGTGGCCGCAACGCCTCGGCGGGCACGCTGCATTTCCATGTCGGGCCCGATGGCATCCGGCTGGCCGCGCATGATCACCTGTTCTGTGCAGCGGTCTATGCGAACGAATGGGACGCCGATGCGCTGTCGTCGCTCGACGGCGAGCGCGCGTCCGATGTGCAAGCGCGCTACGAGGCCATCGACCAGGACGCGCTGCTCGCGCTGGCCGACCATCTCGGCTACGACGCCACCCAGGCGCGCCGCGAAGTGCTGCGCCTGATCAGCATGCTGGCGCCGCAATCGTCGTTCGTGGCGACGCACCTGTCGCAGGCGCTGGGCCACTCGCCCACGCGGGCGGCGGAAATCGACTTCCTGGCGCGCATCCACCGGCATGTGTCGGAGACTGCGCGGCGGCTGGGCGGAAAATCGGCCGAAGTCTGA
- a CDS encoding HD-GYP domain-containing protein gives MRKRIAIEHLQVGMYLEEFVDSWLDHPFWRARFRVEDTAQLQRLRASGIREVWIDTSRGKDVAAGAAAPAAADMPAPPQPQLETAIAPRAATLADEMRRAARIIDKAGIAVQAMFAEARMGRTIEARDAQPLVEAISGSVDRHPGALVSLARLKTKDRYTFLHSVAVCALMVALGRQLGLSDDEVRDAGLAGLLHDIGKIAIPPEVLNKPGALTTDEFRHVIGHPKAGYDILVGDPSMRDIALDVCLHHHERMDGTGYPHKLAGENISLFARMGAICDVYDAVTSDRPYKKAWEAAYAIQRMVEWRGNHFDPMVFQAFVKSVGIYPTGSLVRLRSGRLAVVMEHASGALLSPTVKVFFSISSGTRITPEVIDLAQTGDQIVSREEPGDWGLTDLHELWIHGD, from the coding sequence ATGCGCAAGCGCATCGCAATCGAACACCTGCAGGTCGGCATGTACCTGGAGGAATTTGTCGACTCATGGCTGGACCACCCGTTCTGGCGGGCCCGCTTTCGCGTCGAAGACACGGCCCAGCTGCAGCGCCTGCGTGCGAGCGGCATCCGCGAGGTGTGGATCGATACCTCGCGCGGCAAGGACGTCGCCGCCGGCGCGGCTGCGCCCGCAGCGGCCGACATGCCGGCGCCCCCGCAGCCGCAGCTGGAAACCGCCATTGCGCCGCGCGCGGCCACGCTCGCCGACGAGATGCGCCGCGCCGCGCGCATCATCGACAAGGCGGGCATCGCGGTCCAGGCCATGTTCGCCGAGGCGCGCATGGGGCGGACCATCGAAGCACGCGATGCGCAGCCGCTGGTGGAGGCCATCTCCGGCTCGGTCGACCGCCACCCCGGCGCGCTGGTCAGTCTGGCGCGCCTGAAGACCAAGGACCGCTACACCTTCCTGCATTCGGTGGCGGTCTGCGCGCTGATGGTGGCGCTCGGCCGCCAGCTCGGCCTGTCCGATGACGAAGTGCGCGACGCCGGGCTGGCCGGGCTGCTGCACGACATCGGCAAGATCGCGATTCCGCCCGAGGTGCTGAACAAGCCGGGCGCGCTCACCACCGACGAGTTCCGCCACGTGATCGGGCATCCGAAGGCCGGATACGACATCCTGGTCGGTGATCCCAGCATGCGCGACATCGCGCTCGACGTCTGCCTGCACCATCACGAGCGGATGGACGGCACCGGCTATCCGCACAAGCTGGCCGGCGAGAACATCTCGCTGTTCGCCCGCATGGGCGCCATCTGCGACGTCTACGATGCGGTGACCTCCGACCGGCCCTACAAGAAGGCATGGGAAGCCGCCTATGCGATCCAGCGCATGGTGGAATGGCGCGGCAACCATTTCGACCCGATGGTGTTCCAGGCCTTCGTCAAGAGCGTGGGCATCTATCCGACCGGCTCGCTGGTGCGGCTGCGTTCGGGCAGGCTGGCGGTGGTCATGGAACATGCGTCCGGCGCATTGCTCTCGCCCACGGTCAAGGTATTCTTCTCGATATCCTCGGGCACGCGCATCACGCCCGAAGTCATCGACCTGGCGCAGACCGGCGACCAGATCGTCTCGCGCGAAGAACCCGGCGACTGGGGCCTGACCGACCTCCACGAACTTTGGATACACGGCGACTGA